A single Neospora caninum Liverpool complete genome, chromosome VIIb DNA region contains:
- a CDS encoding Eukaryotic Na+/H+ exchanger, related has protein sequence MGMGNRGSLAAGREAPTLPLLAQDENRCIAVSNDDDKEEGETGSWFGEKEEIGRDEEDAAISCSRFPYTFSSHQKDGTDDSQETKSLPSTSSDLSPSARSASSLPHGRDEAEEGDDSPSAGGCRPVSAQESPCSSPTAVAPPGGRGIGSGDTCGSERERGSSECGEPAKYTNTDEGVEWKKVNLSRETPAKTGQNSGAVAEDALELFRPPSSSASSPCASASSRGRAWSSGKTEFSFARACLPVTALLLLIFSSLLFKALPNLIGRPIERSHASFSSSPQQVLAKLFPQSAQSPAPATFSADAASAFAQTSRQTPAGPRRLTAEPTEADTRLLSAAGDPTAFPEPDGKELPMEQNPIASTLSFFCFLFFAAVFLQWLVSKIPSYPPPVSVVWFVFGMVAYGIASIPALLPPQPSASERAGGNGATPETTGEPRTAASNTGIGDVPLLGHNSLQTGILEMRVIDSNVVYFVLVPILLYEATQSINWHKFKRFLAGGLLLAVLGVAVQVGILGVMFYYTYMKQYVPAAEGGDQSPLTAAFLLASTLSSTDPVAVLSVLNAVNASDKLCTMFDGESLINDGSAVLLFQFFFYLLQGVSETPLSTFIMFMKLLFAGPALGCFLGFGVYLWLNCFRKYPMTQCLAVITVCYIAYFVAEVAFSLSGPLTAVCYGLFIKSYGHIALDREAQLKHHTLVEGLGLMANCAIFIISGIVTYGMMSSVFHRTDGGEFWMHLFLTYIYLNVARIFMIALFSPFLRRTGYGLSCKEAVLLIWGGLRGGIVLALGLRIERDGNLESELTKALSFFISGSVFLILVVHGMTFELLYRWLNPYPPKPFRRVYLEAVMKMIDYQYMEEKQALNNHWLFKGTDVLVYADKVVPTLGWRKVDRLGNLNLKAPDISVALSCLHEASFNTWVVPTAYSTGPAMTVVKRMATAAVLPPEARATLALEQGDALRDEEKRDGERDKSGALHGGLSLALDQRDGERGGALGGREAGDMTYASTGADPRLLSGASSGHGVAKDSLKGSGSMGRAMSRSGGERSMFLAPPRSSGSVLLTPQGVSAVSGGEGALGAAAFGGDSDRDAEKRTQSRGAYEDEKGPMSDAPPSTFLGSRENERVVESAPISPRYSVRSQAFPTEADTSNQSPVLSQAPSGVFYSQPVGLGEGESISHRGSIVGPRPSHREGVRAIDETETRLKNYHKEKQAHTLAALSQGLKPELGGGIGVGSSFDPKFNLRLIEHATTIGRMEESAGGTGAKNGGEESATAGAAAAASGSRRRRPRGRLLHSRRGEDDGEKRANASEPSSSGSDTDGLDNKPVEVIVEGEDPQTKLPLYRLTSMRTQRLACEADGRVAPKRDSADAAADAGEGRESRHVVGPVGWANALFDTVRFRRLRTHAVLDGNGEERPSAVLSRGHTSLLHSRRRRHEGEEGEAEDSAGEKKARAAGWLGPPLVFASKRKAMAALGIGGRTGGDVSPSPRAKNGKEIGDDGSTAGEGLLGMRKVDDGAQRPEEWGEEDDVLQDFPRPSEKDESDDDGRDPKRFDTDATLVFNHKDLVPGFQKRKTKAKKGGATQRMHSLLHLHHRSRRGSDVSRLNFLSPPGSPRTGAPGDKELPAGASSPGDLGVPDGLAKGEKERKEKEREEAYRHTSLTPPSVVHAPVSGTTGEPSPDQGGDGGRRGLRLLAKRMEKRNETATDRGKDGSGRLDAPRGALAMQVSEKASAPEATDGDAAASEEAPHPVPPLELPGEKAVEARKPSASSLSLRRASAGDAAPRRSAWARRGKAGEKERRLLIRGRRPVLRAQKGRERSKSTDFDACHWSPPGSGALAGRDTRSEGGQSVDDEERLADLKRSLSLGSSESYFEIPATPRRGSLSSPRRDGRGVRTVSPQTTQRRGSRRKVLRKEREGELYLMIFNACREMYHRLYHKNCIGGSALLSLNTSLDLSNDFAVGKVRQNPIRAWAEVLQEDEHGAGEAGSKRGPKKRTLQTLTGFEYEWSVLQSRLHCMQEQQQGWCGLRAAPFCCGRRIPSAFMRSLLNSGACQSDLEQILAFVDVHEELLEKGGKNMQQLMGEELLASYNRQILSAKRFVLYIRDCYPDSFRVAICKIAATLLLNLKTKLVKDTAQKGLVLEEDKEKLLRILDEQQFRLSRFRPCFLFIRPQNCMPSGMGHVLAFGARSRSESSSSSLSRGGPDLRVSRSTSSDADPEKAKDAAQKYDDDYFGWAGGGDTGREMVRREPQEDSHGFTGLRARPSLWDRREDAEDERRAPVERRRFSSVIRMMESGRHTQSPPTGDNTPRCMDVHEPPEADAQAIRVIVSQASFPSAV, from the exons ATGGGGATGGGGAACCGCGGGTCGCTTGCGGCAGGCCGCGAGGCCCCAACGCTCCCTCTTCTGGCCCAGGATGAGAACAGGTGTATCGCCGTTAGCAACGATgacgacaaagaagaaggggaaactgGAAGCTGGTtcggcgaaaaagaagaaatagggagggacgaagaggacgccgCAATTTCGtgttctcgtttcccgtACACCTTTTCCTCGCATCAAAAAGACGGGACTGACGACTCCCAGGAGACGAAGTCTCTCCCCTCTACTTCGTCTGatctttctccttctgcgcgctctgcctcttcgctgccACATGGCCgggacgaggccgaggaaggcgacgatTCGCCTTCCGCTGGCGGCTGCCGCCCTGTGTCGGCCCAGGAGTCTCCCTGTTCCTctccgaccgcggtcgcgcctCCAGGCGGCCGGGGGATCGGGAGTGGAGATACGTGTGGATCCGAGAGGGAACGCGGCTCTTCGGAGTGCGGAGAGCCTGCCAAATACACAAACACTGACGAGGGGGTCGAGTGGAAGAAAGTGAATCTTTCGCGGGAGACGCCCGCCAAGACTGGACAAAATTCCGGCGCAGTCGCGGAGGATGCTCTGGAGCTCTTTcggccgccttcgtcttccgcttcttccccgtgcgcgtctgcgtcttcgcgagGCCGGGCGTGGTCGTCCGGGAAGACAGAGTTTTCGTTTGCTCGCGCGTGCCTGCCCGTGAcagctcttcttctgctcatcttctcttcgctcctgtTCAAGGCTCTGCCGAACCTCATCGGGAGACCTATCGAGCGCTCGCACGCGTCCTTCAGCTCGTCTCCTCAGCAGGTTCTCGCCAAGCTCTTCCCCCAGTCTGCGCAGTCTCCCGCGCCTGCGACATTCTCTGCGGATGCCGCGTCCGCCTTCGCGCAGACGAGTCGCCAGACGCCCGCGGGGCCGCGCCGGCTAACCGCGGAGCCGACCGAGGCTGACACGCGGTTGCTCTCGGCCGCCGGCGACCCGACGGCCTTCCCGGAACCGGATGGCAAAGAACTGCCCATGGAGCAGAACCCAATTGCGTCGacgctctccttcttctgtttcctcttcttcgccgccgtcttcctccagTGGCTGGTCTCCAAGATCCCCTCGTACCCGccgcccgtctccgtcgtctggTTTGTCTTTGGCATGGTTGCGTACGGCATCGCCAGCATCCCGGCGCTGTTGCCGCCTCAGCCCAGCGCCTCCGAACGCGCCGGAGGTAACGGGGCTACCCCGGAGACGACCGGCGAGCCGCGCACTGCGGCGAGCAACACGGGGATCGGCGACGTCCCGCTCCTTGGCCACAATTCCCTGCAAACCGGCATCCTCGAGATGCGCGTCATCGACAGCAACGTCGTCTACTTTGTCCTCGTGCCGATTCTCCTCTACGAGGCGACGCAAAGCATCAACTGGCACAAGTTTAAGAGATTTCTTGCTGGCGGACTGCTGCTGGCCGTCTTGGGA GTTGCTGTCCAAGTCGGCATTCTAGGTGTGATGTTTTACTACACCTATATGAAGCAGTATGTGCCGGCGGCAGAAGGTGGAGATCAGAGCCCTCTAAccgccgcgtttctcctcgcaTCGACGCTATCATCCACAGACCCCGTGGCTGTCTTGTCAGTCCTCAATGCCGTGAACGCTTCCGACAAGCTCTGCACCATGTTCGATG GCGAGTCGCTCATCAACGACGGTTCCGCAGTGCTCTTGTTTCAGTTCTTCTTCTACCTGCTCCAAGGTGTGTCGGAGACGCCCTTGTCGACGTTCATAATGTTCATGAAACTGCTCTTTGCGGGGCCTGCCCTCGGCTGCTTCCTCGGATTCGGCGTCTACCTCTGGCTGAACTGCTTCCGGAAGTACCCGATGACGCAGTGCCTCGCCGTCATCACTGTCTGCTACATCGCCTACTTTGTGGCGGAAGTCGCCTTCAGCCTCTCGGGGCCGTTGACAGCAGTCTGCTACGGCCTCTTCATCAAAAGCTACGGCCACATTGCTCTCGACCGCGAAGCACAACTGAAGCACCACACTCTTGTCGAAG GACTGGGCCTCATGGCGAACTGCGCAATTTTCATTATCAGCGGAATCGTCACATATGGGATGATGAGCTCGGTCTTCCACCGCACCGATGGAGGCGAGTTCTGGATGCACCTGTTCCTCACGTACATCTACCTCAACGTCGCACGAATCTTCATGAttgctcttttctcgcccttcctaCGAAGAACCGGCTACGGGCTCAGCTGCAAAGAG gcgGTTCTCTTGATCTGGGGCGGCCTCCGCGGGGGCATTGTCTTGGCGCTGGGGCTGCGCATCGAGCGCGACGGAAATCTGGAAAGCGAGCTAACGAAGGCTCTGTCCTTTTTCATTTCCGGAAGTGTCTTTCTCATCCTCGTCGTCCACGGAATGACCTTTGAGCTCCTCTACCGGTGGCTTAACCCGTACCCGCCGAAGCCGTTTCGCCGCGTGTACCTCGAGGCGGTCATGAAGATGATCGACTACCAGTACatggaagagaaacaggcgcTCAACAATCACTGGCTGTTCAAAG GCACCGATGTCTTGGTCTACGCGGACAAAGTCGTCCCCACGCTCGGTTGGCGTAAAGTGGACAGGCTCGGCAATCTGAACCTGAAGGCGCCAGACATCAGCGTGGCGCTGAGCTGTCTCCACGAGGCTTCGTTCAACACCTGGGTTGTCCCCACGGCGTACTCGACGGGGCCTGCCATGACCGTCGTGAAGCGGATGGCCACGGCGGCAGTGCTGCCGcccgaggcgcgcgcgacgctGGCCCTGGAACAGGGCGACGCCctcagagacgaggaaaaacgcgacggcgagagagacaaaagtgGGGCGCTGCACGGCGGGTTGTCGCTGGCGCTCGAccagcgagacggcgagcgtgGTGGGGCTCTGGGAgggcgcgaggcaggcgacatGACCTACGCGAGCACCGGGGCGGATCCGCGGCTCCTCTCTGGGGCTTCGTCGGGGCACGGCGTGGCCAAAGACAGCCTCAAGGGCTCGGGAAGCATGGGCCGGGCCATGTCGCGGTCGGGCGGGGAGAGGTCGATGTTCCTCGCCCCGCCCCGCTCGAGCGGGAGCGTTCTCTTGACCCCGcaaggtgtctccgcggtgTCTGGGGGCGAGGGCGCCCTAGGCGCGGCTGCGTTTGGCGGggacagcgacagagacgcggagaagcggaCGCAGAGTCGAGGCGCGtacgaagacgagaaggggcCGATGTCCGACGCTCCGCCGAGCACCTTTCTCGgctccagagagaacgagcgagTTGTCGAATCTGCGCCGATCTCTCCCCGATATTCCGTCAGAAGCCAAGCGTTCCCGACCGAGGCCGACACTTCCAACCAGTCGCCTGTCCTTTCGCAGGCTCCCTCAGGCGTCTTCTACAGCCAGCCGGTGGGGTTGGGCGAGGGCGAGTCGATCTCCCACCGGGGCTCGATTGTCGGGCCGCGACCGTCCCACCGCGAGGGGGTGCGCGCCAtcgacgaaacggagacccGACTGAAAAACTACCACAAG GAGAAGCAGGCTCACACGCTCGCTGCGCTGTCGCAGGGCCTGAAGCCCGAGCTGGGTGGCGGCATCGGCGTCGGCTCCTCGTTCGATCCCAAGTTCAACCTCCGGCTGATCGAGCACGCGACAACGATTGGCCGCATGGAGGAAAGCGCCGGGGGGAcaggcgcgaagaacgggggcgaggagagcgcgacggcaggcgccgcagcggctgcttCAGGCTCCAGGCGCAGGCGGCCTCGCGGCCGCCTGCTTCACAGCCGGCggggcgaggacgacggggagaagagggcgaacgCTTCCGAGCCGTCCTCGTCGGGGTCGGATACAGACGGCCTGGACAACAAGCCCGTGGAAGTGAttgtcgagggcgaggaccCGCAGACGAAGTTGCCGCTGTATCGCCTGACGAGCATGCGCACGCAGCGGCTGGCGTGCGAGGCCGACGGCCGAGTTGCGCCCAAGCGCGACAGCGCCGACGCGGcggcagacgcaggcgaaggaagggagagcCGCCACGTCGTCGGGCCGGTGGGGTGGGCGAATGCCCTGTTTGACACCGTGCGCTTCCGGCGCCTgcggacgcatgcagtgctCGACGGCAACGGGGAGGAGAGGCCGTCCGCAGTTCTCTCGCGCGGGCACACTTCGCTCTTGCACTCccgccgcaggagacacgagggcgaggaaggcgaggccgaagactctgcaggcgagaagaaggcgcgcgcaGCCGGCTGGCTGGGTCCGCCGCTGGTCTTTGCCTCGAAGCGGAAAGCGATGGCGGCCTTGGGGATCGGAGGTCGGACTGGCGGCGACGTCTCCCCGAGCCCGCgggcgaagaacgggaaggaGATTGGAGACGACGGATCGACCGCTGGGGAAGGCCTGCTGGGCATGCGGAAGGTTGACGACGGCGCGCAGCGGCCGGAGGAgtggggagaagaagacgacgtTCTCCAGGACTTCCCGAGACCcagcgaaaaagacgagTCCGATGACGACGGCCGCGACCCCAAACGCTTCGACACTGACGCCACCCTGGTCTTCAACCACAAAGACCTCGTTCCAGGCTTCCAGAAGCGAAAAACCAAAGCCAAGAAG GGCGGCGCGActcagcgcatgcactcgcTTCTTCACCTGCACCACCGGAGTCGTCGGGGGTCAGACGTGTCTCGGTTGaatttcctgtctccgcctggcAGCCCGCGGACGGGGGCGCCGGGCGACAAAGAGCTGCCGGCTGGGGCGTCGTCTCCAGGGGACCTCGGGGTTCCAGACGGCCTTGCGAAGggtgaaaaggagaggaaagagaaggagagagaagaggcgtaCCGTCACACGTCCCTCACGCCTCCGTCAGTGGTTCACGCTCCAGTCAGTGGGACAACCGGCGAACCGTCGCCTGACCagggcggcgacgggggGCGACGTGGTCTGCGGCTGCTGGCGAAGCGCATGGAAAAGCGGAACGAAACGGCGACAGACcgcggaaaagacggaagcgGTCGTCTCGACGCCCCGCGCGGCGCCCTCGCGATGCAGGTCTCCGAGAAAGCATCTGCGCCTGAGGCGACGGATGGAGACGCGGCGGCCAGCGAGGAGGCCCCGCATCCTGTCCCGCCTCTGGAGCTTccgggcgagaaggcggtaGAGGCGCGGAAGCCAAGCGCGTCCAGTCTGTCTttgcggcgcgcctccgcaggTGACGCCGCGCCCCGCCGATCCGCGTGGGCGCGAAGAGGCAaggcgggcgagaaggaaaggcgactTCTGATTCGAGGACGACGGCCCGTGCTGCGAGCACAAAAAGGCCGCGAGAGATCCAAATCCACAGACTTCGACGCCTGCCACTGGAGCCCGCCGGGCTCGGGCGCTCtcgcggggagagacacgcgcagcGAAGGCGGACAGAGcgtggacgacgaagagcgacTCGCCGATTTGAAGCGaagtctttctctcgggaGCTCGGAGAGCTATTTCGAG ATCCCAGCAACGCCGCGTCGCGGTTCGTTGTCGTCGCCGCGTCGAGACGGGCGGGGCGTCCGGACGGTGTCTCCCCAGACGACGCAACGAcgcggcagccgccgcaAGGTGCTtcgaaaagaacgcgagggTGAACTGTATTTGATGATTttcaacgcatgcagagaaatgTATCACCGGCTGTACCACAAGAACTGCATCGGCGGAAGTGCGCTGCTCAGCTTGAACACCTCGTTGGATCTCAGCAACGATTTCGCCGTTGGAAAAGTTCGACAGAATCCGATTCGCGCCTGGGCGGAAGTCCTGCAAGAGGATGAGCATGGCGCTGGAGAGGCTGGCAGCAAGCGCGGCCCGAAAAAGAGGACTCTCCAG ACCCTCACGGGCTTTGAGTATGAGTGGAGCGTTCTTCAGTCTCGCCTTCACTGCATGCAAGAGCAACAGCAGGGCTGGTGCGGCCTCCGAGCGGCGCCCTTTTGTTGCGGCCGGCGAATCCCGTCTGCGTTCATGCGATCGCTCCTCAACAGCGGAGCGTGTCAGAGTGACCTGGAGCAGATCCTCGCATTCGTGGACGTCCACGAAGAGTTGCTGGAAAAGGGCGGGAAAAACATGCAACAACTTATGGGCGAGGAACTGCT TGCTAGCTACAACCGCCAGATTCTTTCCGCCAAGCGCTTCGTGCTGTACATTCGCGACTGCTACCCAGACAGTTTCCGTGTCGCAATCTGCAAAATTGCGGCGACGCTCCTGCTCAACTTAAAGACAAAG CTGGTGAAGGACACAGCGCAGAAAGGTCTCGTgctggaagaagacaaggagaagCTTCTGCGCATTCTCGACGAACAGCAGTTCCGGCTGTCGCGTTTCCGGCCGTGCTTTCTTTTCATTCGGCCGCAAAACTGCATGCCCTCCGGCATGGGGCATGTCCTCGCCTTTGGGGCCAGAAGCCGATCCGAGTCGAGCAGCAGCTCGTTGTCGCGGGGGGGACCCGACCTGCGTGTGTCCCGCTCCACTAGCTCCGACGCGGAtccagagaaggcgaaagacgcAGCACAAAAGTACGACGACGATTACTTTGGCTGGgccggcggcggcgacaCGGGACGCGAGATGGTGCGGCGGGAACCCCAGGAGGACAGCCACGGCTTCACAGGCCTCAGGGCTCGACCGTCGCTCTGGGATAGGCGAGAGGATGCCGAGGACGAACGCAGAGCGCCCGTGGAGCGACGGCGGTTTTCGTCGGTCATCCGCATGATGGAAAGCGGAAGACACACGCAGTCCCCTCCCACGGGTGACAACACGCCGCGCTGCATGGACGTCCACGAGCCTCCCGAAGCTGACGCACAGGCGATCAGGGTGATTGTCTCGCAGGCGAGCTTTCCAAGTGCAGTGTAA
- a CDS encoding putative ATP-dependent nucleolar RNA helicase — MTRSSGVLEEGCPTSDASSSIPENERKRSGAGSKSRSQEAREAKRMETQPADSTGTDEAQASANARSGEESGKRRKKAEADGAAPMKAKKRKGDAQGVKHERVDDEDNSSENALSCADAEADGRVKEPEERKKSRKSRARQPPASEDSTESGEGPGSEPVSPPADSSASGSSVVKVIRKRGEGGLLDTSQTFEEFSSLYLDRRLARAAVQQMQLQHPTHVQAQVIPLALQGKDLLAQARTGSGKTLAYALPLLQRLLERREEEKATQPRPEGLEALVLVPSKELCLQIHDVFVALLKYCRDLITVNHTALASSGSLLPFLPPSILIGTPAGVVAYLGKLDSSASIKSLLQRNLKVLVADEADLLLSFGFESEMARLLACLPATAERHYQALLVSATLNEEVAQLQQMLLHKAVMVEIDDTLQQASSQLSEFYLSLPKPGDKWVVLYAFLKLDLVPRKCLIFTSGVSSAYAVRIFLERFGISCGVLSPTLSLESRQSLIQAFNKGLLEILITTDGAWDEDAQADEGEEEDEGEEEDEGEEEDEGEEEDEGEEEDEGEEEDEGEEEEDEDEEEEDADEDADEDEDGKMSSEEEDESDDASAEAAAEAIRKDASSEGGEAPKKREAFKRMPDDEFGSHRGLDLQSVACVLSFDMPRSVRSYIHRIGRAGRGGAQGVSVCLVSQTAAREVLLLRKLVQLRREGNSGGSTALKPLSLRLQDVECFRYRVEDVCRGVTKRVIAALVAKELQQEVLRSRKMKDFFRRNPRDEEVLRAACKQLKDRALAGRGHLQHLPAYLLAQTPPAQKTAVQLAVEAQAVQGTQATQEKRGLKRRTLVDPLKSFKAGSDKRRPGRPGRGPRAQRGRRQITRESQLAREPNHAETAPEHLPALSGRKLWKMKHNKNLSKNQPKGNFLRVKKGKRRH; from the exons ATGACGCGTTCGAGCGGCGTACTCGAGGAAGGCTGTCCCACTTCCGACGCCTCCTCTTCGATCCCGGAAAACGAGCGGAAGCGCAGCGGGGCTGGGTCCAAGAGCCGCTCTcaggaggcgcgggaagcAAAGCGAATGGAGACGCAGCCGGCGGACTCAACGGGAACAGACGAAGCACAGGCCTCGGCGAACGCGCGAtccggcgaggagagcggcaagagaaggaagaaggcggaagcaGACGGAGCGGCGCCGATgaaagcaaagaagaggaaaggcgacgccCAGGGCGTTAAGCACGAGCGTGTGGATGACGAGGATAACAGCTCAGAGAACGCCCTTTCCTgcgcagacgccgaggcggaTGGGAGGGTAAAGGAACccgaggagcggaagaagtcTAGAAAAAGTCGAGCGCGGCAACCCCCCGCCTCGGAAGACTCAACTGAGAGCGGGGAGGGGCCAGGATCCGAGCCGGTCTCTCCCCCAGCGGACTCCTCAGCCTCTGGTTCCTCCGTCGTCAAAGTGATTCGGAAAAGGGGCGAAGGAGGCCTTCTCGACACCTCGCAGACGTTTGAGGAATTCAGTTCACTCTACCTTGACAGACGCTTGGCGCGTGCAGCCGTACAGCAAATGCAGCTGCAGCATCCCACGCACGTCCAGGCACAG GTGATTCCCTTGGCTCTTCAAGGGAAGGATCTTctcgcgcaggcgcgcaCCGGCAGCGGAAAGACACTCGCCTACGCCCTGCCGCTGCTCCAGCGCttgctggagagacgcgaagaagaaaaggcaacgCAGCCAAGACCCGAGGGCCTCGAGGCGCTCGTCCTGGTCCCGAGCAAGGAACTTTGTCTGCAG ATTCACGACGTCTTTGTGGCGCTCCTGAAGTACTGCCGAGACTTGATCACCGTGAACCACACTGCATTGGCGTCTTCGggctctcttctgcctttcctgccGCCTTCCATTCTGATTGGAACGCCCGCGGGAGTGGTGGCGTACTTGGGGAAACTCGACAGCAGCGCGTCAATCAAGAGTTTGCTGCAGCGAAACCTCAAAGTGCTTGtcgccgacgaggccgacTTGCTGCTTTCCTTCGGCTTCGAAAGCGAAATGGCCCGACTTCTCGCCTGCTTGCCGGCAACGGCCGAGAGACACTACCAagccctcctcgtctccgcgaCGCTCAACGAAGAG GTTGCGCAGTTACAGCAGATGCTTTTGCATAAAGCGGTGATGGTGGAGATTGATGACACTCTCCAGCAAGCGTCGTCTCAGCTGTCTGAATTTTATCTCTCGTTACCGAAACCCGGCGACAAGTGGGTTGTCCTCTATGCTTTCCTGAAGCTCGATCTCGTCCCTCGGAAGTGCCTCATCTTCActtccggcgtctccag CGCCTACGCCGTTCGCATTTTCCTTGAACGCTTCGGCATCAGCTGCGGCGTCCTGAGTCCGACGCTCTCGCTTGAGTCTCGTCAGTCCCTGATTCAG GCATTCAACAAAGGCCTCCTCGAAATTCTCATCACGACTGACGGCGCTtgggacgaagacgcacaagctgacgagggagaagaggaagacgagggagaagaggaagacgagggagaagaggaagacgagggagaagaggaagacgagggagaagaggaagacgagggagaagaggaagacgagggagaagaggaggaagatgaagacgaagaggaagaagacgcagatgaagacgcagacgaagacgaagatggAAAAATGAGTtctgaggaggaagacgaatcGGACGACGCCAGCGCAGAGGCTGCGGCGGAAGCAATCCGCAAAGACGCATCCTctgaaggcggcgaggctccgaaaaagcgagaggcttTCAAGCGCATGCCG GACGACGAATTCGGAAGTCACAGAGGCTTGGATCTCCAGAgcgttgcatgcgttctcAGCTTCGACATGCCTCGAAGTGTCCGAAGCTACATTCACCG AATTGGGCGCGCAGGCCGTGGCGGCGCCCAGGGCGTGTCCGTCTGTCTAGTCAGCCAAACGGCCGCTCGGGaggttcttcttcttcgcaaaCTCGTTCAGCTCAGACGCGAGGGAAATAGCGGTGGATCGACAG CATTGAAGCCgctctcgctgcgtctccaggACGTTGAATGTTTCCGGTACCGCGTGGAAGATGTTTGTCGCGGCGTGACGAAGCGTGTCATCGCAGCCCTCGTGGCGAAGGAGCTGCAACAGGAAGTCTTGCGGTCGCGAAAGATGAAAGATTTCTTCCGCCGGAAtccgcgagacgaagaagtcCTGCGCGCCGCATGCAAACAGCTAAAG GATCGCGCTCTGGCGGGCCGTGGCCATCTTCAGCACTTGCCGGCGTATCTCCTCGCACAAACCCCTCCGGCGCAG AAAACAGCCGTGCAGCTGGCCGTGGAGGCGCAGGCCGTGCAGGGtacgcaggcgacgcaagAGAAGCGCGGTCTGAAGCGTCGGACGCTCGTTGATCCTCTCAAGAGCTTCAAGGCTGGAAG TGACAAGCGGCGCCCGGGAAGGCCCGGCCGAGGGCCTCGCGCCCAACGCGGTCGTCGCCAGATCACCCGAGAGAGTCAGCTGGCGCGGGAACCGAACCACGCAGAGACTGCGCCTGAGCACCTGCCTGCATTGTCAGGAAGGAAACTGTGGAAAATGAAGCACAACAAGAACCTGTCGAAGAACCAGCCGAAAGGCAACTTCTTAAGGGTGAAGAAGGGCAAAAGGCGACACTGA